The Fusarium falciforme chromosome 4, complete sequence genomic interval CTTGTTAGACTCGACACGATCAGAAAGTCTCTCATAGGCCGCAAGATCTCCGCGGTTGAAAGCGAAAAGAAGCTCGCGCATCCAGGCGTGCTCGCTCTTGGCAAGAACATcgaggatgggatggaggAGCAGCTCTCCAAAGTTGTAGATGCTGGTAGAGACCAGAGCGGCGATGCTGAGGTGGTAGGCCCGCTTGTATCGCTCCTTGGGAGAGAGGGAGGCGACATCAATGCAGGCAAGGTAGAGGAGGGCAGTGCGGTAGTAGTTGGAGAAGTCCATCTTGAGCTGTGGAGGGGTTAGTGGGGGTTCAGGCATGAATATTGTGACACCGTGGTCATGGGTTCCCAGGGAGTGAACATACCTGGTAGTAGGTGGCATTGGCGTCGTAAAATGAGGCATGGACGATATTCTCGACGGAATCGAAGGAGTCTAGTATCCTCTCGGCGGTGTCGAGATCCTTTCGTGCGCTGTCTAGCTCCTCAAGGTCGAGCTTCGCCCGAGCGACAGCAACCAGGGCAAAAACATATGCATCTTGCGAGTTCTCGTTGTCAACCTTCTTGGCGACCGATTGCAGGAATTCCAAacgctcctcatcctctgtaGTTCAAAGACATCATGGGTTAGCACAACGCCGGCTTCGGAGGGGCACACAGCAGGGTTCCTTACCATCGCACTCTGTCGCCGCCTTCAACGCCAGTTCCACGAGCTTCAGCTGGTTGACCTTGTCGGCAAatttgaggatgaagactcTGTAGAAGACTAGCCGCTTGGGAGCGCTCCCGGGATGGCTGAAGAACTCGACAAGGGCCTCGGTGAGCTGGTGCCAGAGCTTCCGCTCCCAGTAGTTCTCAaagtcgaggatgagggGCTGGAGCTCCTCGGGAGCTTCATCACGCTGCTCCGCGAGGAAATCGGGGATAGTGTCGGCGCTCATGATGGCGGGATGTGTAGGAGTTGGTGGGTTGTGACGTGTGGATGGTGAGCACAGCAACAATAGCTAGCTTGCACCTTGAGATCTCGAGCTTTTGGTTCCGGATCGGCACAAGTTCTTCCCTGAAAATCGGCGTGGTAGTCGGGGTATTTCTTTCGTGATGATGACAGTGCCGTTCTAGGCAGCCAGAGCAAGTGGTCGGTTTGGGGTGTTTGTTCAAGGTTGATAGTTGCTTCTGTGGAGTTGGAGAGAGGTCCTTAGCTCATCAATGAGGCTGCCAGGCAGCCTGGTGTCGCAACACTCAAAGACGCACGGACCCATTCTTCCCTTGGAATCCCGCTAGCCAATAACGAGCTGCAAGATTTCATTGACCCATCACGTGACCTGGAAATAGCGTTCCCCGAGGCTCTACCTTGCCCAGCATCACCAAACATTGCTGCTGTGAAGACGAGACGATCCACGGCCAATTGCGAGGCACAGCAGCGTCTTCCCACGCAATCTGTATAATCGCAACCATGGTTTCGCCCCTGTTTGCCGCACGGTCGGCCCGCAATGTCGCCCTCAATGTCACGGGCAAGCGATTCCTTTCCGACATCTCTATTACCCGAACCGGGAAGCCCATCATCCGAGTCGAGGGTGGCCGGTGAGCCCAACCGCGATCCATTGGCCCTTTGAAACATGTTGCTGATGCTTGCCTCTATTTAGTTCATCCCTTGGAGGTGCGACGACCGAGCCACGATGCCCATGAACGACGCTGACGATTGACAACCAGGCCACACTGTTACGGTATTTGGCGCAACCGGCCAGCTGGGACGATACATTGTGAACCGTCTTGGTGAGAAGGCCCGGCCTCCATAACTTAATGGGGGAAAGGGACGGCACAAAGACTAACCATTGCTACTAGCTCGTCAGGGATGCACCGTTGTCATTCCCTACCGTGAGGAGATGACCAAGCGTCACCTCAAGGTCACCGGAGATCTCGGCCGCGTCGTCTTTGTCGTATGTCCAATCCCTTCGATCTCGACCATAGCCCCGCTATAACTCTCGCCTTTAGGAGCACGACCTTCGCAACACCCCTTCGATCGAGGCCAGCGTCAGGCACTCAGATGCCGTTTTCAACTTGATTGGCCGTGATTACCCGACCAAGTATGTTTTT includes:
- a CDS encoding PCI domain-containing protein, with amino-acid sequence MSADTIPDFLAEQRDEAPEELQPLILDFENYWERKLWHQLTEALVEFFSHPGSAPKRLVFYRVFILKFADKVNQLKLVELALKAATECDEDEERLEFLQSVAKKVDNENSQDAYVFALVAVARAKLDLEELDSARKDLDTAERILDSFDSVENIVHASFYDANATYYQLKMDFSNYYRTALLYLACIDVASLSPKERYKRAYHLSIAALVSTSIYNFGELLLHPILDVLAKSEHAWMRELLFAFNRGDLAAYERLSDRVESNKLLSSNSTHLRQKIYLSALTEAVFRRPPHDRTMTFATIAQETKVRPQEIEHLIMKALSLGLLRGTIDQVDGVAHITWVQPKVLDMKQIAAMRQRLLDWDSSVNQLGNWIESAGKDVWAA